One window of the Leucobacter komagatae genome contains the following:
- the coaD gene encoding pantetheine-phosphate adenylyltransferase: MSKIAVVPGSFDPITLGHLDVIRRAAAVFDEVHVLVVHNPGKSAMLPISERMALIQQSLDEDPETPDNIIVASWSVGLLVDYCTEVGASVLVKGIRSQLDVAYETPMVLMNRSLAGVETVFMLPEPSHAHVSSTLVRQVSSLGGDVSPYVPAAVARFLASTRPA, encoded by the coding sequence ATGAGCAAAATCGCAGTGGTTCCCGGGTCGTTCGACCCGATCACCCTGGGCCACCTCGACGTCATCCGCCGCGCAGCGGCAGTCTTCGACGAGGTCCACGTACTAGTCGTCCACAATCCAGGGAAGTCGGCGATGCTGCCGATTTCGGAGCGCATGGCACTGATCCAGCAGTCGCTCGACGAAGACCCCGAGACCCCAGACAACATCATCGTTGCCTCGTGGTCGGTCGGCCTTCTCGTCGACTACTGCACCGAGGTCGGCGCTTCCGTTCTCGTGAAGGGCATTCGTTCGCAGCTTGACGTTGCGTACGAGACGCCCATGGTGCTGATGAACCGCAGCCTCGCGGGCGTCGAGACCGTCTTCATGCTGCCCGAGCCGTCGCACGCGCACGTGTCGAGCACGCTGGTGCGGCAGGTGTCGTCGCTCGGCGGTGACGTGAGCCCGTACGTTCCTGCTGCCGTCGCCCGCTTCCTCGCTTCGACGAGGCCCGCATAA
- a CDS encoding ABC transporter ATP-binding protein — MIEARGLTKHYGAKKAVDNVSFTIKPGQVTGFLGPNGAGKSTSMRLMVGLDKPSAGTVTVNGERYSGLRAPLAEIGVLLDAKGVHPGRSARSHLRALAATHGISDARVNEVIELTGLESVANKRVGGFSLGMGQRLGIAAALLGDPKVLILDEPVNGLDPDGVLWVRNLLRHLASEGRTVLLSSHLMSEMAQTADHVIVLGRGRVVADAPISDFVGNGTARVTVRSPQAAELASLVMTGRPDIDLQPLDRGDGQGFSAAGLTAAEIGEVAAVNGIVLHELTPVTGSLEDAYLQLTRDELEYAAG, encoded by the coding sequence ATGATCGAGGCTCGCGGACTCACCAAGCACTACGGTGCGAAGAAGGCTGTCGACAACGTCAGCTTCACGATCAAGCCGGGGCAGGTCACCGGCTTCCTCGGACCGAACGGCGCCGGAAAGTCGACGAGCATGCGGCTCATGGTCGGCCTCGACAAGCCGAGCGCCGGAACGGTCACCGTGAACGGAGAACGCTACTCGGGGCTGCGCGCCCCGCTCGCTGAGATCGGCGTGCTGCTCGACGCCAAGGGCGTGCACCCCGGCCGGAGCGCGCGCAGTCACCTCCGCGCGCTCGCGGCGACCCACGGCATCTCGGACGCCAGGGTCAACGAGGTCATCGAGCTCACCGGCCTCGAATCGGTCGCGAACAAGCGCGTCGGCGGGTTCTCGCTCGGCATGGGTCAGCGCCTCGGTATTGCCGCCGCGCTGCTTGGCGACCCGAAGGTGCTCATCCTTGACGAGCCCGTCAACGGCCTCGACCCCGACGGCGTGCTCTGGGTGCGCAACCTCCTGCGCCACCTTGCGAGCGAAGGCCGCACCGTGCTGCTGTCGAGCCACCTTATGAGCGAGATGGCTCAGACCGCCGACCACGTGATCGTGCTCGGTCGTGGCCGCGTCGTTGCGGACGCGCCCATTTCGGACTTCGTCGGCAACGGCACGGCGCGAGTGACCGTGCGCAGCCCGCAGGCGGCAGAACTCGCCTCGCTCGTGATGACCGGCCGCCCAGACATCGACCTGCAGCCCCTTGACCGTGGCGACGGCCAGGGCTTCTCCGCTGCGGGCCTCACGGCGGCCGAGATCGGCGAGGTCGCGGCCGTGAACGGCATCGTGCTCCACGAGCTCACGCCCGTGACGGGCAGCCTCGAGGACGCCTACCTCCAGCTCACCCGCGACGAACTCGAGTACGCGGCTGGCTAG
- a CDS encoding RsmD family RNA methyltransferase, with amino-acid sequence MTRIIAGRAGSLRLEVPKAGTRPTSDRVREAIFSALESWGVVASARVVDLYAGSGALGLEAASRGASSVTLVEKHPQAAQVAGRNAKTVLQAWRGQGPDIAPSVKVERQSVQAFLDRELARGSGAHWDVALIDPPYDLDEESLTANLTALVPLLAPEAVVLVERSSRSPEPTLPAGLAPIRNRAYGETVLWWSEPV; translated from the coding sequence GTGACACGCATCATCGCGGGCCGAGCCGGCTCGCTGCGCTTGGAGGTGCCAAAAGCTGGCACCCGCCCAACGAGCGACAGGGTACGCGAGGCGATCTTCTCAGCACTCGAGTCGTGGGGCGTCGTCGCGTCCGCGCGAGTCGTCGACCTCTACGCTGGCTCAGGGGCGCTCGGACTTGAGGCCGCGAGCAGAGGGGCCTCGTCGGTGACGCTCGTCGAGAAGCACCCGCAGGCAGCGCAGGTCGCCGGGCGCAACGCGAAGACGGTGCTGCAGGCGTGGCGCGGTCAAGGGCCTGATATCGCCCCGTCCGTCAAGGTCGAGCGCCAGTCCGTGCAGGCTTTCCTGGACCGAGAGCTCGCGCGCGGTTCGGGGGCGCACTGGGACGTGGCGCTCATCGACCCGCCGTACGATCTCGACGAGGAGTCACTCACGGCAAACCTCACGGCTCTCGTGCCGCTCCTCGCGCCCGAGGCCGTCGTGCTCGTTGAGCGGAGCAGCCGCTCCCCCGAGCCGACGCTGCCAGCTGGGCTCGCGCCGATCCGAAACCGCGCGTACGGCGAGACCGTGTTGTGGTGGTCTGAGCCGGTCTAG
- a CDS encoding ATP-dependent DNA helicase RecG → MATVTLESPLSGIIGGRSAKALEKAFGVVTAQDLLEHLPRRYSRRGELTPLVGLPVGEQVTVVAQVLDVQVRRMQRRPGQIVEARITDGVGTLTLTFFNQAFRANELRAGRQGIFAGKVSEYRGAYQLQHPDYEFFDADAEVPGGAQLEEAAAKAWAETPVPIYPATTQMPSWTVARSVAMVLDALTDVPDPLPTQLLRSEGLLALGAAFEAAHRPRNDSDWRSAQRSLKFREAFDLQLALLYRRRQHAAEPSTPREPGALLESFDAALPFTLTGDQTEVGRVIAQELALPHPMHRLLQGEVGSGKTLVALRAMLQVAESGGQSALLAPTEVLASQHFRSVVEALGPDLAARLNPVLVTGRMPAAERRRALLSLASGTARIAVGTHALMSEGVTFYDLGLTVIDEQHRFGVEQREALRQKGAQPHVLAMTATPIPRTVALTAFGDLETLTIRELPPGRQGIETFVVPEIEMPRRAARVWERAAEDIESGRQIYVVCPAISGGKSPSLEEGELAADEAEATTAPLAGRAAAGTSAAGASAAGGPAAQAKRPLANVSDTVAEIRAMARFAGMRVEALSGDMPGPEKDQVMSEFAAGDIHVLVATTVIEVGVNVPNASIMIVRDADRFGVSQLHQLRGRVGRGAHAGLCLLMSTAEQGTTARERIEAVAATIDGFALAEIDLELRREGDILGTAQSGGRSTLKLLRVTHDGELIAHARELAGSLLDVDPELITHPGLAAMISREEEHLENLAKS, encoded by the coding sequence ATGGCGACCGTGACTCTCGAATCACCGCTCAGCGGGATCATCGGTGGGCGGAGCGCGAAGGCCCTTGAGAAGGCGTTCGGCGTCGTGACCGCGCAAGACCTGCTTGAGCACCTGCCGCGCCGGTACTCCCGCCGGGGCGAGCTGACCCCGCTCGTTGGCCTCCCCGTCGGCGAGCAGGTCACGGTGGTCGCGCAGGTGCTTGACGTGCAGGTGCGGCGCATGCAGCGGCGCCCGGGCCAAATCGTCGAGGCCCGCATCACCGATGGCGTCGGCACGTTGACGCTCACCTTCTTCAACCAGGCCTTCCGCGCGAACGAGCTCAGGGCCGGGCGCCAGGGCATCTTCGCAGGCAAGGTCTCGGAGTACCGTGGTGCCTACCAGCTGCAGCACCCCGACTACGAGTTCTTCGACGCCGACGCCGAGGTGCCGGGCGGTGCGCAGCTCGAGGAGGCGGCTGCGAAGGCCTGGGCTGAGACCCCCGTGCCGATCTACCCGGCGACGACCCAGATGCCGAGCTGGACAGTGGCGCGCTCGGTAGCGATGGTGCTCGACGCGCTCACCGATGTGCCCGACCCGCTTCCCACCCAGCTGCTCCGCTCCGAGGGGCTGCTCGCGCTCGGCGCTGCGTTTGAGGCCGCCCACCGCCCCCGCAACGACTCAGACTGGCGCTCGGCGCAGCGCAGCCTGAAGTTCCGGGAGGCGTTCGACCTGCAGCTCGCCCTGCTCTACCGGCGGCGGCAGCACGCCGCAGAGCCCAGCACTCCCCGGGAGCCGGGCGCCCTCCTCGAAAGCTTCGACGCCGCACTCCCGTTCACCCTCACGGGTGACCAGACCGAGGTCGGCCGCGTCATCGCGCAGGAACTCGCGCTTCCGCACCCAATGCACAGGCTGCTCCAGGGCGAGGTCGGCTCAGGTAAGACGCTCGTCGCGCTGCGCGCGATGCTGCAGGTCGCCGAGTCGGGCGGCCAGAGCGCGTTGCTCGCCCCGACCGAGGTACTCGCGTCGCAGCACTTCCGGTCGGTCGTGGAGGCGCTCGGCCCCGATCTCGCGGCGCGGCTCAACCCCGTGCTCGTGACGGGCCGCATGCCGGCCGCCGAACGCCGCAGGGCGCTGCTGTCGCTCGCCTCGGGCACCGCGCGCATCGCCGTCGGCACTCACGCCCTCATGAGCGAGGGCGTGACGTTCTATGACCTCGGACTGACGGTCATTGATGAGCAGCACAGGTTCGGCGTCGAACAGCGCGAGGCGCTCAGGCAGAAGGGTGCTCAGCCGCACGTGCTCGCGATGACCGCGACCCCCATCCCGCGGACCGTCGCGCTGACCGCGTTTGGCGACTTGGAGACGCTGACGATTCGCGAGCTTCCCCCCGGTCGGCAAGGGATCGAAACGTTCGTCGTGCCCGAGATCGAGATGCCGCGCCGCGCAGCGCGGGTGTGGGAGCGCGCCGCCGAGGACATCGAGTCCGGGCGGCAAATCTACGTTGTCTGCCCAGCGATCTCGGGAGGGAAGAGCCCGAGCCTTGAGGAGGGAGAGCTGGCCGCTGACGAGGCGGAGGCGACGACGGCGCCTTTGGCTGGTAGAGCCGCTGCTGGTACATCCGCCGCTGGTGCGTCCGCCGCTGGTGGACCCGCTGCGCAGGCCAAGCGGCCGCTCGCGAACGTGAGCGACACCGTGGCTGAGATCCGCGCGATGGCGCGATTCGCCGGGATGCGGGTCGAGGCGCTGAGCGGCGACATGCCCGGCCCCGAGAAAGATCAGGTGATGAGCGAGTTCGCCGCAGGCGACATCCACGTGCTCGTCGCGACGACCGTGATTGAGGTCGGCGTGAACGTGCCGAACGCCTCGATCATGATCGTGCGGGACGCCGACCGTTTCGGTGTCTCGCAGCTGCACCAGCTGCGAGGGCGCGTTGGGCGCGGCGCCCACGCCGGGCTGTGCCTGCTGATGAGCACCGCAGAGCAGGGCACGACCGCACGCGAGCGCATCGAGGCCGTCGCCGCCACGATCGACGGCTTCGCGCTCGCCGAGATCGACCTTGAACTGCGGCGCGAGGGGGACATCCTTGGCACGGCCCAGTCCGGCGGGCGTTCGACGCTCAAGCTCCTCAGGGTCACCCACGACGGCGAGCTCATCGCCCACGCGAGGGAGCTCGCCGGGTCGCTCCTCGATGTGGATCCTGAGCTCATCACCCACCCCGGCCTCGCCGCGATGATCTCGCGCGAAGAGGAGCACCTCGAGAATCTCGCGAAGTCGTAG
- a CDS encoding sensor histidine kinase yields MSEAARATSEAFLPNPPGAIRRWVAAHPRAIDLGILVCYLIGAIPLALFDIFSVLYDRSDGNVVVAAAYTLLVSLRLAAGTVALIFRRRAPLLGLIIVTVALLGDGGPLIVANAVASWFLLYAVPVYRDVRTGWIAYAVAVGGSILGASIPSASTVFGEDPQGRGLIGIIVLDAIWALAVLLIGINLGNRRRYLEAIIDRAHQLARERDQLAQLAVAEERSRIAREIHDIVAHSVSVMIALSEGGARAVETAPKEAANAMQRSAETGRTALTEMRRLLGALQMSEAADMAPQPSVDDIPGLVRGFEDAGLYVEFEDSLGSLQDRLQGLAIFRVVQEGLTNVLRYAGVGARAEVTLSGTPAGIEIIVRDHGRPANTVGPTTGLGSGRGLAGLAERVRVFGGSIDSGPAPSGPGWQLRAFFPAGPAGSMRAQ; encoded by the coding sequence ATGAGTGAGGCCGCACGCGCCACCTCCGAGGCGTTCCTTCCGAACCCTCCGGGTGCGATCCGGCGCTGGGTTGCCGCGCATCCGCGCGCAATCGACCTCGGGATCCTCGTCTGCTATCTCATTGGCGCGATCCCGCTCGCGCTGTTCGACATCTTCAGCGTCCTCTACGACCGCTCTGACGGGAACGTCGTGGTGGCGGCCGCCTACACGCTTCTCGTGTCGCTGCGCCTCGCCGCCGGCACCGTGGCCCTCATCTTCCGACGCCGGGCGCCTCTGCTCGGCCTCATCATCGTCACGGTCGCCCTGCTCGGTGACGGCGGGCCGCTCATCGTCGCGAACGCGGTCGCGAGCTGGTTTCTGCTGTACGCCGTGCCGGTCTACCGCGACGTTCGCACGGGCTGGATCGCCTATGCCGTCGCGGTGGGCGGAAGTATTCTCGGGGCGTCAATCCCGTCGGCCTCGACGGTGTTCGGAGAGGACCCGCAGGGGCGGGGACTCATCGGCATCATCGTGCTCGACGCGATCTGGGCGCTCGCTGTGCTGCTCATCGGCATCAACCTCGGAAACCGGCGCCGCTACCTCGAAGCGATCATCGACCGCGCGCACCAGCTCGCCCGCGAGCGCGACCAGCTCGCGCAGCTCGCCGTCGCGGAGGAGCGCTCGCGCATCGCGCGCGAGATCCACGACATCGTCGCTCATTCCGTCTCGGTGATGATTGCGCTGTCGGAGGGCGGCGCTCGCGCCGTCGAGACCGCCCCGAAAGAGGCCGCGAACGCGATGCAGCGCAGCGCCGAGACCGGGCGCACCGCGCTCACCGAAATGCGCCGCCTGCTCGGTGCGCTGCAGATGAGCGAGGCCGCCGACATGGCGCCGCAGCCGAGCGTCGACGACATCCCGGGGCTTGTGCGCGGGTTCGAAGACGCGGGCCTGTACGTCGAGTTCGAAGACAGCCTCGGCAGCCTGCAGGATCGGCTGCAGGGCCTGGCGATCTTCCGCGTCGTGCAGGAGGGGCTCACGAACGTGCTGCGATACGCGGGCGTTGGCGCACGCGCGGAGGTGACGCTCAGCGGCACCCCTGCCGGGATCGAGATTATCGTCCGCGATCACGGCCGCCCAGCGAACACGGTCGGCCCGACGACGGGCCTCGGGTCGGGGCGCGGGCTCGCCGGGCTCGCGGAGCGCGTTCGCGTGTTCGGCGGCTCCATCGATTCGGGCCCCGCGCCGAGCGGCCCGGGGTGGCAGCTTCGAGCATTCTTCCCTGCCGGGCCCGCGGGCTCGATGCGTGCCCAGTAG
- a CDS encoding NAD-dependent succinate-semialdehyde dehydrogenase encodes MALKPNEQELLDRVPSGLAIGGKWEDSTSGATFDVVDPATGAVIKTIADATVEDAVRALDSAVAVQDEWAATSTRERSKILRRAFDLLMERKEEFALLMSMEMGKPIAEARGEVNYGGEFLRWFSEEAVRVRGDYRPNPEGTGNMVVSHIPVGPCYFITPWNFPLAMATRKIAPALAAGCTVVIKPAALTPLTTMFFAQLLEDAGLPAGVVNVVQTSKSSAQSSALLSDTRLRKLSFTGSTPVGVTLLQAAAQNVLRTSMELGGNAPFVVFEDADLDKAVEGVLLAKFRNIGQACTAANRIIVHESVADEFARRVGEKVAAMTIGRGADEGNDIGALVEEKAVANTARLVADAVETGATIVTGGEAIDGPGNFFQPTVIDKLSPQSAIMREEIFGPVLGIIRFSTEDEAVELANNTEYGLVSYVFTENVARGHRMIEKLETGMMGLNTGLVSNAAAPFGGLKQSGIGREGGFEGIHEFLSTKYTLIPR; translated from the coding sequence ATGGCTTTGAAGCCCAACGAACAGGAACTCCTCGACCGCGTACCCTCCGGGCTCGCAATCGGTGGAAAGTGGGAGGACTCGACCTCCGGTGCGACGTTCGACGTCGTAGACCCCGCGACCGGCGCCGTCATCAAGACGATCGCCGACGCCACGGTTGAGGACGCAGTGCGCGCCCTCGACTCGGCAGTCGCAGTGCAGGACGAGTGGGCAGCGACCTCGACGCGCGAGCGCTCGAAGATTCTGCGCCGCGCGTTCGACCTGCTCATGGAGCGCAAGGAAGAGTTCGCGCTGCTCATGTCGATGGAGATGGGCAAGCCCATCGCCGAGGCTCGTGGCGAGGTGAACTACGGCGGCGAGTTCCTCCGCTGGTTCTCGGAAGAGGCCGTGCGCGTGCGCGGCGACTACCGCCCGAACCCCGAGGGGACCGGCAACATGGTCGTCTCGCACATCCCGGTCGGGCCGTGCTACTTCATCACGCCGTGGAACTTCCCGCTCGCGATGGCAACCCGCAAAATCGCTCCGGCGCTCGCTGCTGGTTGCACCGTGGTCATCAAGCCCGCAGCGCTCACCCCGCTCACGACGATGTTCTTCGCGCAGCTGCTCGAAGACGCTGGCCTGCCCGCAGGCGTCGTGAACGTCGTGCAGACGTCGAAGTCGAGCGCTCAGTCGAGCGCCCTGCTCTCGGACACCCGCCTCCGCAAGCTCTCGTTCACCGGCTCGACGCCGGTTGGCGTGACGCTGCTCCAGGCCGCTGCGCAGAACGTGCTCCGCACCTCGATGGAGCTGGGCGGCAACGCTCCGTTCGTCGTCTTCGAGGACGCAGACCTCGATAAGGCTGTTGAGGGCGTGCTGCTCGCGAAGTTCCGCAACATCGGCCAGGCGTGCACCGCTGCCAACCGCATCATCGTGCACGAGTCGGTCGCAGACGAGTTCGCTCGTCGCGTCGGCGAGAAGGTTGCTGCGATGACGATCGGTCGCGGCGCTGACGAGGGCAACGACATCGGCGCGCTTGTCGAGGAGAAGGCAGTGGCGAACACCGCCCGCCTCGTCGCAGACGCTGTCGAGACCGGCGCGACCATCGTCACTGGTGGCGAGGCGATCGACGGACCCGGCAACTTCTTCCAGCCGACCGTCATCGACAAGCTCAGCCCGCAGTCGGCGATCATGCGCGAGGAGATCTTCGGACCCGTCCTCGGCATCATCCGCTTCTCGACTGAGGACGAGGCTGTCGAGCTCGCGAACAACACCGAGTACGGCCTCGTGAGCTACGTCTTCACCGAGAACGTCGCTCGCGGACACCGCATGATCGAGAAGCTCGAGACCGGCATGATGGGCCTGAACACCGGCCTCGTGTCGAACGCCGCGGCTCCCTTCGGTGGGCTCAAGCAGTCGGGCATCGGCCGCGAGGGCGGCTTCGAGGGGATCCACGAGTTCCTCTCGACGAAGTACACTCTCATCCCGCGCTAA
- a CDS encoding tyrosine-protein phosphatase yields the protein MTETLDRRIPLVTVPNLRTLGGLPVAGGTVAQGLLFRSATLGAVSPVDGEALVGLGIRRVVDFRTAGERRSAPDRLPAGVEGVDLDVLGDHARDLSASLAHLGMPGDEGRGEVTEEQLVAIRAKMSERLGDGRGVKILQDSNRLIVSSDSAITAFRGFYEALTEPGDYAPTLFHCTTGKDRTGWAAASFLLLLGADEETAMADYLQTNVDILPMIEPMLERAERNGVDSSLIKPVLTVHESMLQAAFDEMRERFGSIEGYFVRGLGLTEGRLAALADRFVAKA from the coding sequence GTGACAGAAACACTCGATCGCCGCATCCCGCTCGTAACCGTGCCGAACCTGCGCACCCTCGGTGGGCTTCCCGTCGCAGGAGGCACCGTAGCTCAGGGTCTCCTGTTCCGGTCGGCAACGCTCGGCGCTGTCTCCCCGGTAGACGGCGAGGCGCTCGTGGGGCTCGGGATCCGGCGCGTCGTCGATTTCCGCACCGCGGGCGAGCGGCGTTCCGCCCCCGACAGGCTCCCCGCGGGCGTCGAAGGCGTCGACCTCGACGTGCTCGGCGACCACGCGCGCGACCTCTCCGCGAGCCTCGCCCACCTCGGCATGCCGGGTGACGAGGGGCGCGGCGAGGTCACGGAGGAGCAGCTCGTCGCCATTCGCGCGAAGATGAGCGAGAGGCTCGGCGATGGGCGCGGCGTGAAAATCCTGCAGGATTCGAACCGGCTCATCGTCTCAAGCGACTCCGCGATCACGGCGTTCCGCGGGTTCTACGAGGCACTCACGGAGCCGGGCGACTACGCCCCCACGCTCTTCCACTGCACGACGGGGAAGGATCGCACAGGCTGGGCCGCTGCGTCCTTCCTGCTGCTGCTCGGCGCCGACGAGGAGACGGCCATGGCCGACTACCTGCAGACCAACGTCGACATTCTTCCGATGATCGAGCCGATGCTCGAGCGCGCGGAGCGCAACGGCGTTGATTCCTCGCTCATCAAGCCCGTCCTCACGGTGCACGAGAGCATGCTTCAGGCCGCGTTCGACGAGATGCGCGAGCGCTTCGGGTCGATCGAGGGCTACTTCGTCCGCGGTCTCGGACTCACCGAGGGGCGGCTCGCCGCGCTCGCCGACCGCTTCGTCGCGAAGGCCTGA
- a CDS encoding ABC transporter permease subunit, which produces MTSPTYTPPATRQTFAGSGRAPRLSFGGVLKSERIKLSSLRSIRITLLITLLASAGLSLLSAWAMKSSFSYEGVEVFALSGEALQSYLLTVSTFASPFLALIFGVLGVFVMSSEYSSGMILSSLAAVPKRSPMYFGKALVLAAIAAITALVLVVLGLAIGVLFLPDAASEMFSVPVLTGALGAIVYLVCVALLGFGFAAILRSTAGGISVVAGLIFVLPIGFQFLSMTGWEWVPTVSNYLPLALGSTLSMGDVAAGTDPGYWGAMLAIVLWAAVPAALGLAVLKSRDAK; this is translated from the coding sequence ATGACTTCTCCCACGTACACGCCCCCCGCAACGCGTCAGACGTTCGCAGGCTCGGGCCGGGCGCCGCGGCTCAGCTTCGGCGGAGTGCTCAAGTCTGAGCGCATCAAGCTGAGCTCGCTGCGATCGATCCGCATCACCCTGCTCATTACCCTGCTCGCGAGCGCGGGCCTCAGCCTCCTCAGCGCCTGGGCGATGAAGAGCTCCTTCTCTTACGAGGGCGTTGAGGTTTTCGCGCTGTCCGGGGAGGCGCTGCAGAGCTATCTCCTCACGGTCTCGACCTTCGCTTCGCCCTTCCTCGCGCTGATCTTCGGTGTGCTCGGGGTCTTCGTGATGTCGAGCGAGTACTCGAGCGGGATGATCCTGTCGAGCCTCGCGGCGGTGCCGAAGCGCTCGCCCATGTACTTCGGCAAGGCGCTCGTCCTCGCCGCGATCGCGGCGATCACTGCGCTCGTCCTCGTCGTCCTTGGCCTCGCCATTGGTGTGCTGTTCCTCCCCGACGCGGCCTCCGAGATGTTCTCGGTACCAGTGCTCACGGGCGCGCTCGGCGCGATCGTGTACCTCGTGTGCGTCGCGCTGCTCGGCTTCGGCTTCGCTGCGATCCTCCGCTCGACGGCCGGAGGTATCTCGGTCGTCGCTGGCCTCATCTTTGTCCTGCCAATCGGGTTCCAGTTCCTGTCGATGACCGGCTGGGAGTGGGTTCCCACCGTCTCGAACTATCTTCCGCTGGCCCTCGGCAGCACGCTGAGCATGGGCGATGTCGCGGCGGGCACGGACCCGGGCTACTGGGGCGCGATGCTTGCGATCGTGCTGTGGGCCGCGGTGCCGGCGGCGCTCGGGCTCGCCGTGCTCAAGTCTCGCGACGCGAAGTAG
- a CDS encoding response regulator transcription factor codes for MLVDDQELIRTGFRLVLLSETDMEVVAEAGDGGEALAELARLSGEGSGCDVVLMDVRMPGMNGIDATKRIVAEFPATRVLVLTTFDLDEYAIGAIQAGASGFLLKDARPTELVDAIRRVASGDAAMAPAVTARMIERMRETGGAAPAALFAAPGPGSDAPVAAELSELTERELDVLKLIADGKNNTEIGAELFLSESTVKTHVGRVLSKLQLRDRVHAVIFAKQHGL; via the coding sequence ATGCTCGTCGACGACCAGGAGCTGATCCGCACCGGCTTCCGCCTCGTGCTGCTGTCAGAGACCGACATGGAGGTTGTCGCCGAAGCCGGTGACGGCGGTGAGGCGCTCGCCGAGCTCGCGAGGCTCTCGGGCGAGGGGAGCGGTTGCGACGTCGTACTCATGGATGTGCGCATGCCGGGCATGAACGGCATCGACGCGACGAAGCGCATCGTCGCCGAGTTCCCGGCGACCCGCGTGCTCGTGCTCACGACATTCGACCTCGACGAGTACGCGATCGGCGCGATCCAGGCCGGCGCGAGCGGGTTCCTGCTCAAAGATGCGCGACCGACGGAGCTCGTCGACGCGATCCGGCGGGTTGCGAGCGGGGATGCCGCGATGGCGCCCGCGGTGACGGCCCGCATGATCGAGCGGATGCGCGAGACGGGCGGGGCAGCGCCGGCTGCACTGTTCGCGGCGCCCGGGCCCGGAAGCGACGCGCCCGTGGCCGCCGAACTCAGCGAACTCACGGAACGCGAACTCGACGTGCTCAAGCTCATTGCTGACGGAAAAAACAACACCGAGATCGGCGCCGAACTGTTCCTTTCCGAGTCGACCGTGAAGACGCACGTTGGCAGGGTCCTCTCAAAACTGCAGCTGCGCGACCGCGTGCACGCCGTAATCTTTGCAAAGCAGCACGGACTGTAG